Within the Balaenoptera acutorostrata chromosome 10, mBalAcu1.1, whole genome shotgun sequence genome, the region AGGTTTTAGTCAGAGCGCAAACCTTGTAGTGCATCAGCgaatccacactggagagaaacccttcGAATGTCACGAGTGTGGGAAGGCCTTCATTCAGAGTGCAAACCTTGTTGTGCATCAGCGAATCCACACTGGACAGAAACCGTATGTTTGTTCAaagtgtgggaaagccttcactCAGAGTTCAAATCTGACTGTACATCAAAAAATCCACTCCTTAGAGAAAACGTTTAAGTGCAGTGAATGCGAGAAAGCTTTCAGTTACAGCTCACAACTTGCCCGGCACCAGAAAGTCCACATTACAGAAAAATGCTATGAATGTAACGAGTGTGGGAAAACATTTACTCGGAGCTCAAACCTCATTGTCCACCAGAGGATCCACACTGGGGAGAAGCCCTTCGCCTGTAACGACTGTGGCAAAGCCTTCACCCAGAGCGCAAATCTTATTGTGCATCAGCGAAGCCATACTGGTGAGAAGCCATACGAGTGCAAAGAGTGTGGAAAAGCCTTTAGTTGTTTTTCACACCTTATCGTGCACCAGCGAATCCACACCGCGGAGAAACCTTACGACTGCAGCGAGTGCGGGAAGGCCTTCAGTCAGCTCTCTTGCCTTATCGTGCACCAGAGGATTCACAGCGGGGACCTTCCGTATGTGTGTAACGAGTGCGGGAAGGCCTTCACCTGCAGCTCGTACCTGCTGATTCATCAGAGGATCCATAATGGGGAGAAGCCGTACACGTGCAGTGAGTGTGGCAAGGCTTTCCGGCAGAGGTCGAGCCTCACCGTGCACCAGAGAACCCACACCGGGGAGAAGCCCTATGAGTGTGCCAAGTGCGGCGCGGCTTTCATCTCCAACTCACACCTTATGCGCCACCACAGAACCCATCTTGTTGAGAGCACATAGAGGATGAGGGAGACCTCCAGGCGCCAGTCAgaacctcccacccctgccccccaccccccaagtcaGACACCTCTTGGCTGTTTTCTCCTCCTTGGTGAAAACGAGGCCTGCTCTGTCCTTAAAAGTAACAGTTATCAGGAGTGCAGCGCAAAACACAAGAGGGGCATTTCAGAggctaatttaaagaaaatgaaaacgaaggcctcaaggcaaggattttgtttttcacttggtGCCCCAAGTGGTCATGGTGTCTGAAGTGGAATGTGGCTTTCTTAGAAATGGATCATACAGAGCTCAGTGATAAAGATCCCTTTGGGGGAAAGGCATTTTTCACTTAACTTTGTTTTTGAAAACTCTGGTAATTTCTTGGGCAACGGGCAGGTTATTGGTGGAGGTCTGCCTGATGGAATTCTGGAGCTTTGAACCTTGTATTCTAGTATTTTGGGTTAAGCAGCGACTCGTTAAGGAAACCACTTGGGGTAGCAGTTCACCAACAACTCACCTATGAACATTTATAGGTTTTCCATTCCcgaggtaatttaaaaaaaaaaaaccaccctacTAACCATCTACTGCTCCTAACATGGATGGAAGTAGGAAACATTCGTTTCCCTCATCGTCTGTACCTCATGAACGTTGATGTGGTATAGCTTTGGGGACCTCTGACGAGAGCCTCTTCTGACCGTTTCCCAGCCTGCATGGCCAAGCACTTGAGGACTGATGGAGACAGCCACAGACGCTGCTGGGCTGTGTCCCTTTGCTAAGGTCAACAGCTCTTCCCATAACTTAACCCCAGTTGCCATTGCATTCCGTTTGAGTGAGACGCTGCTAGCAGCCCCCTTCCCAGATAGAGGCATCAGAGAATAAAGCTTCCCTGGAGGCATGCCCACTTTGTCTCTGCTCTCATTCTGCTCAGGCCCAGGCGGGGGGCTCAGTTGGGTGTCATTGTCACTTTCTGGATGGTCTTTAGAAGAAATAATGGAGCCCTTCTAATTCTCAGAGGAGCcaagaggcaaatgaaaagagagggaggaagcagaGTGGGATTCCTAAGgtcttaatttgttttttttttagaagttcaAAGGTATTGGAATATGCAAACTTTTAGAAGGATGAAGAAACTGGCTAAGGTAAGATAACCTTTGTTACCATTGAGCCTTTACTCCTGGAAAAACAATTTCTACAACTATGCAATAGGTAGAGTTATGTAATAATATTGCCTTGTATTTATATAGAACTTGATTCTTTGTATACCTTCATGTGTAGAGTCATGATACCTGGCACTTACCTCATACTTTCATATAGATCATTACCTTAATCCTTGTAACACTGAAAGAGGTGTTTGCCCCCTTTACCTGAGAGAGGTCATTTAACACAAGACCAAGTAACAAGTGACAGCCTGTATTCAGACCCAGGTCCTAAATCCAGGTTCCCTCTGTTCTTCTATGTTTATCCCATGTCTCACCACCTGTAACCCCACCCAGATCTGTGGGAAAGCCTGAGAAAAGGGTATATAGTCTCATTTttaggtgaggaagctgaggtgacAGATTTGGGGGTTTGCCTTAGGCAGTGTGACCAGCAAGCAGCAAATCTAAGGCTGGGGTTTGAGTCTCCTGATTTCTGGGTCTGTCTCCACTCCTGCTCTCAGCAAGcaagagtgtttatcataaatgctATACCTGGTGAAAGCAGTTGGGGGCACCTCTCGTGCATAAGTCCACGCATTTATTGTATCATTTCTACAAGACTAAATATTAGTTAGCATAGCATTTTGTAGTTTACAGAGCACTTTCACGTACAGAAGGCATACACAAGAAAGCTTATTAACTTCttaacttttttccccctttaaccACAGTCTTTCATCAAAGCATGTGGGACAACTTCTCCCAGTTTCACTCTAAATCATATAGACACAAATACAAAAAGATCAATACAGTTCAAAAGTAAGAATCAAAAATGCTCATGCCCTCACAGACCCTGATAGTGACTCTTTCTGTCCCCTGTCTGGGAGTGGAAAGACCCAAAGATAACACCACATGTCTCCACTGAGATTAGGAACAAGTTAGGTTTTTCCCTCTGCATGATCAGGAGGCTTAGAGAGGGCGAGCAGGTCTGAAGATTTGGGGTAGATCCGTGACCCTGACCCACCAAGAGGCCAATAGTGTGCTCTCCTGAAAGGTATCAGCTGGGATTTGTGACCATTAAGATGGTTAAACTGTTTGAGCCACACGTTGTATGTTTATCCTCATAATTGAATACTCAGTCATGACTGATGGTGATCTCCTGGCTAGAGATTTCTATTCATAGGGAGTTCAGAAGAGCTATCCAGGTGACTGTGATATAAAGCCAGGTTTGGGAATCACTGACCCACCATTTTACAGCAGTGGTTTTTAACCTTGGCTGCATGTTAGAATCATCTAGGACACgtgaaaaattttccattttaggcctcagtattttttaaagcttaggAGGGGGATGAGCCACTACAGGCAAGTAAAACCTGCAGGCCACAAATGTGTGTGATCAAAGGTGGAGGGGAACTCCAATATAAGGATCTGGATGCGCATTGTTCTGTTTCAGCAAAACAGGACAGTAACTACATTGCCTTCTGTGCCTCTGACAACCCTTGGCTGCTGGGACTCTGTGACCTAACttcctgtgtttgtattttaagTGAATAtaccaaacattttatttatatgagcAAACCAAGTTCTACATAACATGCTTTTCTGTTCCTCATTCAACAAAATGACTTTTTACACTTTTGCTTATATTTCATCTCCAGGTTTGGGTTTCCACAAATCCGCACCCAGGTTCAGGACACCCGATCCTACACAAATCCTGTGAGCCTAGTAGGTTACTAGACAGATCAGTTCCTTCCCCAACTCATAACGACTTTCCCTCCCAATTAAATTCCAGCCCTCAAAATAAATTACCTCCCACTTTTTTCTACAGGGTTTCTGATAGGAGAGGAGTGACTACCCTTTGTTGTCAGACTTGGCTtaggttttccttttccttggggTCATCTCCCTTCTTTCTGGGCTGGTCTTGCCAGAAGTAGATGGGAACTCTGAAGccccattttttttaagttgccaaGAGCTATCAGTCTTATGGCTCTCAGACAAAGAGTCAGACCTAGTGATGAGCATTAAGGGTAGAGCCAAGAAGTCTGTTTTTACCCTCAAATGAGACCAACAGATGTATGTTACGTGGAGCACAGGGATGAGTGAAATCATGTACAGGTGATTTGGAGGCTCGGTGGGGAGAGATTCTTCATcagcacacgtacacacacacccctctcaaACACAACTGGCTGTGAATTCCTCCAGGCTCAGGAAGCtagtcctttctttctctatgctCTAGATCCCCTACCTCCCCTAGGTGGTCGTCCCTCTCCCACTTCTGTCACTTCTCCCATTGTGTGCCTAACCTTTCTGGGGTCACagcccctttgagaatctgatggagGTTGTGGACCCTCTTCAGGAGAAACTCGGATTGCACTCTCAGTTCTGTGCTTATTTGTGGAGGCATATAAATTCCCTGAGGCCAATCCGTGGAGCCTCCAGGGCCTCAAGTCACACCTGGGGATGCACTACATAATCGCCCTCACATGCTACAAAAtggtggcttttttaaaaaatgaggtcaGACTACGGAATCTCTAAGGATGTTGCCCAGATACATAACCTTTTCAATCTTGCTTCTCCTGGCTTCCCGCCCTCAGCAAATGGTGGCATCATCCAGCACCCAGACTGGAAACCCAGGAGGCATTTCTGGCTTCCGATGTATCATGCGttgattacaaaaatatttattatgcgcTCTCTTTGTGGCAAACATGGTGCTAGATCCTGGGTTGCCAAAGCAAATAAGGTCTACCATACCCCCTTTTCATGTCTCTCATGGGAAAGATGTCTGGGTTCCTCAACATGATTTACTGAGCTCTTACCAGCCTCATCGCTTCACTTCACACGCACCTTTACTGCACCCTGGAGGCACGTGCTTGCTCTTTTCGTGCCTTTGCTCACACTGTCCTCGGTGCCTGTGATACCTCACCACCACACCCCACAGCCCCTGTCTGCTTTGCCTAACATTTGGTTTCTTTTAAGATTTGGCTCAGGCCCATCTCTGGGTAACCTCTGATTGCCCTGTGGCCAAGAAGTATATTTAGAAGTATCGAAGAGCATGATATTTGTATCCAGAGTTTTACTTTATGCTTTAAAGTGAAAAAAGTCTGGATTCAAAATTGTGTATATAGTACAGTTCTCACATAATGTTGTTGTGTACACTATATACTATGAGAAAGTATATAGATAAACATgaaggaaatataagaaaatgttatAAATGGTTGACTTGTTCAGAGCCATACAAATGGTAAATTGCAGCGCCTGGGCTCAAACCCAGGTCCTAGGGATAATGGAATTATGGgtgattaaaagtttttttttttaagtaatttccatattttttataaggaacaaaaattttataatcaggaaaaaataaattatttattgtaaCTACAAATTTAGTTTTATTGTATTAACTGTAAACAGTATCTCAATTCTCCATTTTGTAGAATGGGGGATGCACCCTGCTTCTGTCTCCTCCCCTTGTCCACCTCTCTGCCTCTGACAATGTCAAGTCTGATAATTCTTGAATTCTGTTCTGAAACCATAGTCTTTTATGCTTTATTGATTTGTCCTGAAAGTTGAAATAAACAGCATGAATGTTATTATGACTGTGTAAATGTTGTTCACTGGAGACCTAAGTAGTTTATTgtgattatatttcctttttggagcagcatttaatttaatttttttttttaaataagatatgTGAGGTacatccttaacttttttttttaaattaatttatttattttatttatggctgtgttgggtcttcgtttctctgcgagagctttctctagttgtggcaagcgggggccactcttcatcgcggtgcgcgggcctctcactatcgcggcctctctcgttgcggagcacagactccagacgcgcaggctcagtaattgtggcttacgggcccagttgctctgcggcatgtgggatcgtcccagaccagggctcgaacccgtgtcccgtgcattggcagacagattctcaaccactgcgccaccagggaagccccagcatttaatttttaccaaagtttctggttgtctttctttttcccttgtacTGGTTGCTTTTAACATATCCTCAGTTATTTTCAAATTCTCCGTCCAATTAGACACTCTTCCGAGTCCCCCTTTctcctgtatatatatatcccttccAGAGACCTACAGCCTTCTGCTCTAGTCTGTCCttgatgttcttttttcttttaacttttt harbors:
- the ZNF35 gene encoding zinc finger protein 35, whose protein sequence is MPIEVFGMKCFDDYNLKKCLQYIERRRGPGRSPSAPEPASSGRASSPRTVSGVGVAWARTSVGQNMFWDMTVVLKPTQEASAASTPGSSSLPETLAKSELLETHGNMTCLGAETKNPQLLVPKTEICDEAEKPFITSGRIQKVDSPGPELGEGCEKGNMLKRQRIKREKKDFRQVTVKDCHIPENFKEEEDQKCHKSEERYSLGSGSVKNQKSQPGQKPFTCSVCGKGFSQSANLVVHQRIHTGEKPFECHECGKAFIQSANLVVHQRIHTGQKPYVCSKCGKAFTQSSNLTVHQKIHSLEKTFKCSECEKAFSYSSQLARHQKVHITEKCYECNECGKTFTRSSNLIVHQRIHTGEKPFACNDCGKAFTQSANLIVHQRSHTGEKPYECKECGKAFSCFSHLIVHQRIHTAEKPYDCSECGKAFSQLSCLIVHQRIHSGDLPYVCNECGKAFTCSSYLLIHQRIHNGEKPYTCSECGKAFRQRSSLTVHQRTHTGEKPYECAKCGAAFISNSHLMRHHRTHLVEST